Proteins from one Bacteroidota bacterium genomic window:
- a CDS encoding nuclear transport factor 2 family protein has protein sequence MHTPEETVTQLFIATDQQDWAGVKDAFDTRVLLDYSSMTGSPAAELTPDEIISAWKGILPGFAHTHHQLGNFLTTQDGARAKVFCYGTATHYLQHAEGNVWTVVGSYNLELVRQSDGQWKIAAMKFNYKYQDGNLMLPAKAMERLRSE, from the coding sequence ATGCATACCCCAGAGGAGACTGTAACACAACTATTTATCGCTACCGACCAGCAGGACTGGGCGGGGGTAAAGGATGCCTTTGATACCCGGGTGTTGCTAGACTATTCTTCTATGACCGGCAGTCCGGCGGCCGAGCTTACCCCAGACGAAATCATCAGCGCCTGGAAGGGCATACTACCCGGCTTTGCACACACCCATCACCAGTTGGGCAACTTCCTCACCACCCAAGATGGCGCTCGAGCAAAAGTATTCTGCTACGGCACGGCCACCCATTATCTCCAGCATGCCGAGGGCAACGTGTGGACAGTGGTAGGCAGCTACAACCTGGAGTTGGTACGGCAAAGCGACGGACAGTGGAAGATTGCTGCCATGAAGTTTAACTACAAGTATCAGGATGGAAACCTGATGCTACCCGCCAAGGCCATGGAAAGACTAAGGAGCGAATAA
- the hscB gene encoding Fe-S protein assembly co-chaperone HscB gives MEDYYAFFGLPEQYGLDVAGLKQRYLAQSKALHPDYHTLADAPAQRHALEQSSLNNRAYHTLKDPLQRLAYLLQRYCLLDEQGGNTSGVELEPPFLLEVMELSEAAEEADADTAPVLLLQLASLEDRAGRELVSSLTAFDQAKDGRGELLRQAMQPYLQQKYLLRIRQALRTFAPRP, from the coding sequence ATGGAAGACTACTATGCCTTTTTTGGCCTGCCCGAGCAGTATGGGCTGGATGTAGCCGGACTGAAACAGCGCTACCTGGCCCAGAGCAAAGCCCTGCACCCAGACTACCACACCCTGGCAGATGCCCCGGCACAGCGCCACGCCCTGGAACAGAGCAGCCTGAACAACCGCGCCTACCACACCCTGAAAGACCCCCTGCAGCGGCTGGCCTACCTGCTGCAGCGCTACTGCCTGCTGGATGAGCAGGGCGGCAATACCAGCGGTGTGGAGCTGGAGCCGCCCTTCCTGCTGGAGGTGATGGAGCTAAGCGAAGCGGCGGAAGAGGCCGATGCAGACACCGCCCCGGTGCTGCTGCTCCAGCTGGCCAGCCTGGAGGATCGGGCAGGGCGGGAGCTAGTAAGCAGCCTGACTGCCTTTGACCAGGCGAAAGATGGCCGTGGCGAGCTACTGAGGCAGGCTATGCAGCCCTATTTGCAGCAGAAATACCTGTTGCGCATTCGCCAGGCCCTGCGTACCTTCGCACCCCGGCCTTAG
- a CDS encoding DsbA family protein, with protein MKKESNPLLCSPESGLCALPSHLQDGDSAHAHLANDSKKVIRVIYFTDPICSSCWGIEPQLRRLKLEYGAYLEIEYHMGGLLPDWSYNSGGISKPSDVAHHWDEVSVYYDMPIDGDVWLEDPLASSYPPSIAFKAAELQDPTRALVFLRRIREMVFLQKKNITKWVHLADAARLAGLDTHRLHQDFEGQAVSQFQSDLALARTYGVRGFPTLIFEGGKGTEHEVLYGARPYDSFRNAVLKIYPAATAEAYEKSWQALFARFGSLTAREYAELGQLPRIEAERQLNELAESKKLRVLRTKNGAIWMR; from the coding sequence ATGAAGAAGGAAAGTAATCCGCTTTTGTGCAGCCCCGAGTCTGGACTGTGTGCGCTGCCATCACACCTGCAGGACGGCGATTCTGCCCATGCCCATCTGGCAAATGACTCGAAAAAGGTAATCCGTGTTATCTATTTTACCGATCCCATTTGCTCTTCCTGCTGGGGCATAGAGCCGCAGCTTCGGAGGTTAAAGCTGGAGTATGGTGCCTATCTGGAGATTGAATACCACATGGGTGGCCTCTTGCCCGACTGGAGCTACAACAGTGGGGGCATTAGCAAGCCATCTGACGTGGCACATCACTGGGACGAGGTGAGCGTGTACTATGATATGCCCATAGACGGTGATGTGTGGCTAGAGGATCCGCTCGCTTCCTCTTATCCCCCCTCTATTGCCTTCAAGGCTGCAGAGCTACAAGATCCCACGCGGGCCCTGGTATTTCTCCGCAGGATTCGCGAGATGGTTTTCTTGCAAAAAAAGAATATCACAAAGTGGGTACACCTGGCCGATGCCGCACGCCTGGCTGGCTTGGATACACACCGGCTCCATCAGGACTTTGAGGGCCAGGCAGTCAGCCAGTTTCAGTCAGACCTCGCTTTGGCGCGCACCTATGGGGTCCGGGGCTTTCCTACCCTCATCTTCGAGGGGGGAAAGGGCACGGAGCACGAGGTATTGTATGGTGCCCGCCCCTACGACTCCTTTCGAAATGCCGTGCTGAAAATATATCCCGCTGCCACCGCCGAGGCCTACGAAAAAAGCTGGCAGGCCCTGTTTGCACGCTTTGGCAGCCTGACCGCGCGCGAGTATGCAGAGCTGGGCCAGCTGCCACGGATAGAGGCAGAGAGACAGCTGAACGAATTGGCCGAATCAAAAAAATTAAGGGTACTAAGAACCAAAAATGGTGCCATCTGGATGCGTTAG
- a CDS encoding helix-turn-helix transcriptional regulator, producing the protein MQEDVNKSKIYDYARADADAEICPAKALLRLISGKWKAEILKLSADGPQRFGQLLRCLEGSNRQSLAVALRELQEAGLIEKRIVARKPLHIEYFLSEKGHLIIPVLIQLEQPQGE; encoded by the coding sequence ATGCAGGAAGACGTCAATAAGTCAAAAATTTATGACTACGCTCGGGCGGACGCTGATGCGGAGATATGCCCGGCAAAGGCCCTGCTGAGGCTGATATCGGGCAAATGGAAGGCGGAAATCCTGAAGCTATCCGCAGACGGGCCTCAACGGTTTGGCCAGCTGCTGAGGTGCCTGGAGGGCAGTAATCGCCAGTCGCTGGCGGTGGCACTGCGAGAGCTGCAAGAGGCGGGTCTAATTGAAAAGAGGATAGTGGCCCGCAAGCCCCTGCACATAGAGTACTTCCTCTCCGAAAAAGGACACCTGATTATACCAGTACTGATACAACTGGAGCAGCCCCAGGGGGAGTAG
- a CDS encoding energy transducer TonB, whose translation METFYPGIDPELARQYRTRSLAYTSVFALLLYVAFHLMHIHFPYKGDEDAQKRYHTVGIIEFEAELGTGTAGLGGAAASAEAAPPADYGNREEGSKDINNFETPAKDPDRLATVPRDAPAAAPARTAPAKTELATQSHASPVKTPPRRRIVHENVSQPLADASGPGTARTGGTPGDVGSNHGNGTGVGNMGGPNTDNLDPRGLYEAGGGGGGGSGFDGLGSRGVIQADQPNPNFRSDGKVKYKVVIAPDGRVLAFEPVQGLTPGLRAPSLEAADYVRKNWRFEPIDRAAGNQVCYYTIRYKLS comes from the coding sequence ATGGAAACCTTTTACCCGGGCATAGACCCCGAGCTGGCTCGCCAGTACCGCACCCGCAGCCTGGCCTATACCAGTGTGTTTGCCCTACTGCTGTATGTGGCTTTTCACCTCATGCACATCCACTTTCCCTACAAGGGCGATGAGGATGCTCAAAAGCGGTATCACACAGTGGGTATTATTGAGTTTGAGGCGGAGCTGGGTACCGGCACAGCAGGCCTGGGTGGGGCCGCTGCCTCCGCTGAGGCTGCACCGCCGGCCGACTATGGAAACCGCGAGGAGGGGAGTAAGGACATAAATAATTTTGAGACCCCTGCCAAGGACCCAGACCGCCTGGCCACCGTGCCCCGAGATGCGCCCGCAGCAGCCCCGGCCCGTACGGCCCCAGCCAAAACCGAGCTGGCTACCCAGAGCCACGCCAGCCCCGTAAAAACACCCCCCCGCCGCCGCATCGTACACGAGAACGTAAGCCAGCCCCTGGCAGATGCCTCGGGCCCGGGCACGGCCCGCACAGGCGGCACACCCGGAGACGTGGGGAGCAACCACGGAAACGGAACCGGTGTGGGTAATATGGGTGGGCCCAATACCGACAACCTGGATCCCCGTGGCCTGTACGAGGCCGGTGGGGGTGGCGGTGGCGGCAGTGGCTTCGACGGCCTGGGCTCCCGTGGTGTTATTCAGGCCGATCAGCCCAATCCCAACTTCCGATCAGATGGCAAGGTGAAGTACAAGGTAGTGATTGCCCCCGATGGCCGGGTGCTGGCCTTTGAGCCAGTGCAGGGCCTAACGCCAGGCCTGCGCGCCCCCAGCCTGGAGGCTGCAGACTATGTGCGGAAGAACTGGCGCTTCGAGCCTATAGACCGAGCCGCCGGAAACCAGGTGTGCTACTACACCATCCGCTACAAGCTAAGCTAG
- a CDS encoding insulinase family protein, with the protein MKKLLLVLLWLPLAGVAQPRALPLDPSVRTGVLPNGLTYYIKQNKKPEARAQLRLALKAGSLQELDGQNGLAHFTEHMCFNGTKNFEKQSLIDYLEGIGTQFGADLNAYTTFDRTVYQLLIPTDMPDIVDNGLLILADWAQRVQMEPEEIDKERGVVLEEMRTHMGLSERLTDSTYHLYAAGSRFTERMPIGKKEVLEGFAHDTLLHYYRTWYRPELMAVIAVGDFDPAEMERKVKETFGPLEARKGPMPTSYPIQAWTEPRVQLIKDAESPFSMLSVAYLVPPLVTRTREDYRLLLLRYLASTALQERLAARAREANPPFITANTGIGQFVADNWDSWYLQANLADGGAARGLEALVTELERMRRYGLQPDELERGKLSVMGMLEKRYAERDATDSEQLVDELVEYHLKGVAMPGFEAEMALAKELMPQTTLVEVNEYIKELLKSNVPAVGYLLPDKPGAVMPTKAATLALLEQVRKQDIQPLAKVDIDRPLIAEKPKEGKIVAEKTHTTIGVTELTLSNGARVLLKPTDFKQDEILIQAYSPGGTSCFEDPAYLDADNAASIVAESGLGTFDQLALEKKLAGKEVSVTPYIGKSTHGLNASSTKKDLETAMQLIYLTHTQSRSDRTAFENWRHKKQQDLEDADRLPEQYFFRQYTDILADGQLRYRNLKAEDYAKMDPDQAMVHYRSLFAHAAGFTYVITGSFDPVQIRPLIQQYIASIPAGTATEVKARERKLVQGPMRRELTKGEDPKSLVMLANLGAEDYTQQYLLEQKATFDVLDIMIREELREKRGGIYGAMLQGSKVSYPKPYFSSMIFFFCAPDRVAELAEAAMEEMKKLAKNGPSDTNLQKVRETMRRNYELKVKENKWWLEQLIEYQRYGWDIKNLGQDGTKAIDKLNAKIIQSAAKRYLDTEHTIQIILNPEKAK; encoded by the coding sequence ATGAAGAAACTCTTACTGGTGCTACTGTGGCTTCCGCTTGCAGGCGTAGCACAGCCGCGGGCACTACCGCTCGACCCCAGCGTGCGTACCGGCGTACTGCCTAATGGCCTTACCTATTACATCAAACAGAACAAAAAGCCCGAGGCGCGTGCCCAGCTACGCCTGGCCCTGAAGGCAGGCAGCCTGCAGGAACTGGATGGGCAGAATGGCCTGGCCCACTTTACCGAGCACATGTGCTTTAATGGCACCAAAAACTTTGAGAAGCAGAGCCTCATAGACTATCTGGAAGGCATCGGCACTCAGTTTGGCGCCGACCTGAATGCCTACACCACCTTCGACCGGACGGTGTACCAGCTGCTCATCCCCACTGACATGCCTGATATAGTAGACAATGGCCTGCTGATACTGGCCGACTGGGCACAGCGGGTACAAATGGAGCCCGAGGAGATAGATAAAGAACGCGGTGTAGTGCTGGAGGAAATGCGCACGCACATGGGCCTATCTGAGCGTCTCACGGATAGTACCTATCATCTGTATGCGGCTGGAAGCCGCTTTACCGAGCGTATGCCGATTGGGAAAAAGGAAGTGCTGGAAGGCTTTGCGCACGATACACTCCTCCACTATTACCGCACCTGGTATCGGCCCGAGCTGATGGCGGTGATAGCGGTAGGCGACTTTGACCCTGCGGAAATGGAGCGGAAAGTAAAAGAAACTTTTGGCCCGCTGGAAGCACGAAAGGGCCCCATGCCCACTTCCTATCCGATTCAAGCCTGGACAGAGCCCCGGGTACAGCTGATAAAAGATGCTGAATCGCCCTTTTCCATGCTTAGCGTTGCGTACCTGGTGCCCCCCCTGGTTACACGCACCCGAGAGGACTACCGCCTGCTGCTGCTGCGCTACCTGGCCAGCACAGCCCTGCAGGAGCGGCTGGCGGCAAGGGCACGAGAGGCCAATCCACCCTTTATAACAGCCAATACTGGCATTGGCCAGTTTGTAGCCGATAACTGGGATAGCTGGTACCTGCAGGCCAACCTGGCAGATGGAGGCGCAGCCCGTGGACTGGAAGCACTGGTGACCGAACTGGAGCGCATGCGCCGATACGGCCTGCAGCCCGATGAACTGGAGCGCGGAAAGCTGAGTGTAATGGGCATGCTAGAAAAGCGATATGCCGAGCGTGATGCAACAGATAGCGAACAGCTGGTAGACGAATTAGTAGAGTATCACCTGAAGGGTGTGGCAATGCCGGGCTTTGAGGCCGAAATGGCACTGGCAAAAGAACTAATGCCACAGACCACGCTAGTCGAGGTGAATGAATACATAAAAGAGCTGCTAAAGAGCAATGTGCCTGCGGTAGGCTATCTGCTGCCCGACAAGCCAGGGGCTGTAATGCCCACCAAGGCTGCTACCCTGGCCCTGCTGGAACAGGTACGGAAACAAGACATACAACCGCTAGCAAAGGTGGACATAGACCGGCCACTAATAGCAGAAAAACCGAAAGAAGGTAAAATTGTAGCCGAGAAAACCCACACCACGATTGGTGTAACCGAGCTTACCCTCTCCAACGGTGCCCGCGTGCTGCTAAAGCCGACAGATTTCAAGCAGGACGAGATTCTGATCCAAGCCTACTCGCCGGGCGGAACCAGCTGCTTTGAAGACCCAGCGTACCTGGATGCAGATAACGCGGCAAGCATCGTTGCAGAAAGCGGCCTTGGAACTTTTGACCAGCTAGCCCTGGAGAAAAAACTTGCCGGAAAGGAAGTGAGCGTTACACCCTACATCGGCAAGAGTACACACGGCCTTAACGCGAGCAGCACCAAGAAGGACCTGGAAACAGCCATGCAGCTGATATACCTTACCCATACCCAGTCCAGATCGGATAGAACTGCTTTCGAAAACTGGCGGCATAAAAAGCAACAAGATCTAGAAGATGCAGACAGACTGCCGGAGCAGTATTTCTTCCGTCAGTATACTGATATTCTGGCTGATGGGCAGCTGCGCTATCGGAATCTAAAGGCTGAGGATTATGCCAAGATGGATCCGGACCAAGCTATGGTGCACTATCGCAGCCTGTTTGCCCATGCTGCTGGCTTCACCTACGTCATTACCGGTAGCTTCGATCCGGTACAGATCAGGCCGCTCATCCAGCAGTATATCGCCTCTATTCCGGCAGGCACAGCCACCGAAGTTAAGGCGAGAGAGCGCAAACTGGTGCAGGGCCCTATGCGCCGAGAGCTAACCAAAGGAGAGGACCCCAAAAGCCTGGTAATGCTAGCAAACCTTGGGGCTGAGGACTATACGCAGCAGTACCTGCTGGAGCAGAAGGCCACCTTTGACGTGCTGGATATTATGATACGCGAAGAATTGCGCGAGAAACGGGGTGGCATATATGGTGCAATGCTACAGGGATCAAAAGTAAGTTATCCCAAGCCTTACTTTAGTTCAATGATTTTCTTCTTCTGTGCCCCCGACCGAGTAGCTGAGCTAGCAGAAGCCGCTATGGAGGAGATGAAAAAACTTGCCAAAAATGGCCCCAGTGACACGAACCTGCAGAAAGTACGCGAAACCATGCGCCGCAACTATGAGCTGAAGGTGAAAGAAAACAAGTGGTGGCTGGAGCAGCTGATAGAATATCAGCGATACGGCTGGGATATCAAAAACCTGGGACAGGATGGAACAAAAGCGATAGACAAGCTGAACGCCAAGATTATACAAAGCGCGGCGAAGCGCTACCTGGATACAGAGCATACCATTCAGATTATCTTGAATCCGGAAAAGGCAAAGTAG
- a CDS encoding insulinase family protein: protein MRRFLLACTMLLGTVFAQSGVLPLDPSVRTGVLPNGLTYYVKQNKKPEARAELRLALKAGSLQELDGQNGLAHFTEHMCFNGTEHFEKQVLVDYLEGIGTEFGPHLNAYTSYERTVYMLRIPTDEHEIVDNGLLILSDWAQRLRLETEEINKERGVVIEEWRTRRGFGDRLGDSVLATFLEGSRYLDRKVIGKTEVLSGFDPDTLRHFYHTWYRPELMAVIAVGDFDPDEMAAKIRKEFSVLSPKSGPQYQDYSVPAWDSPRVLSMKDAESPVSMAQLYFFRPKTVTKTLDDYRAGILRHIVGAALTERLQVLGLQPGAPFSEAGAGFSNFLGPLRTLVATATVTQDAGREALEQLVREAERMRRHGLLPGELERAKAELKGFVDKRYAERNSTESDDFAEELIEYFLKGEAMVGIEQESQYLTQLMSGITLSEANAFAASALLPQQDAVVFLVPDKPGVDLPTDQELVDLLARVRAEQIEPLLEEDNTAPLISQLAQPGAIVSERVYKATGITELKLSNGARVLLKPTDFKQDEIMITAYADGGISVFPDDTYLNAYFSDNLVGQMGLGSFDRIALEKKLAGKQVSISPYVAEYEHGLSGSSTQKDLETAFQLVYLTQLSPRVDEVAYQNWKLQEQQQLADADRNPESYFRRQSQPVLYAGHVRKQAIQAADLERLSLATIHEQYRRLFSHAAGFTYVFTGSFRPADLKPLITTYLAAIPQGEPQKWVDRKVRTIPGPLEKTFRKGRDPKSYVQLRFLGQEPFTYANMLSLDATCEVLSIKLRENIREEKGGVYGVGCSGGLQKWPVASYSTTISFYCDPARVEELIAACTEEIENLQKNGPTATDLNKVTETYRRGLETSLKENAWWHRKQKTFGQYAWDFETIDRQLPDELKKLNAKRIQKAAATYFDTKRMVQLVLKPEPAE from the coding sequence ATGAGAAGATTCCTCCTCGCCTGCACGATGCTGCTGGGCACCGTGTTTGCCCAGTCTGGCGTGCTGCCCCTAGACCCCAGCGTGCGTACCGGCGTGCTGCCCAACGGCCTTACCTACTACGTAAAGCAAAACAAAAAGCCTGAGGCACGTGCCGAGCTACGCCTGGCCCTGAAGGCAGGCAGCCTGCAGGAACTGGACGGCCAGAACGGCCTGGCCCACTTTACCGAGCACATGTGCTTCAACGGTACCGAGCACTTCGAAAAACAGGTACTGGTGGACTATCTGGAGGGCATAGGTACTGAGTTTGGCCCCCACCTGAATGCTTATACAAGCTACGAGCGCACCGTCTACATGCTGCGCATCCCTACGGATGAACACGAAATTGTAGACAACGGCCTGCTCATCCTGTCGGACTGGGCCCAGCGCCTACGCCTGGAGACGGAGGAGATAAACAAGGAGCGTGGCGTGGTGATAGAAGAGTGGCGTACGCGCAGGGGTTTTGGAGATCGGCTGGGGGATAGTGTTCTCGCTACTTTTTTGGAAGGTTCTCGCTACTTGGACCGGAAGGTGATCGGAAAGACCGAAGTACTATCGGGCTTTGACCCCGATACCCTCCGCCATTTTTATCATACCTGGTATAGGCCCGAGCTGATGGCGGTCATTGCTGTCGGAGACTTTGACCCAGACGAGATGGCGGCGAAAATCCGGAAGGAGTTTTCCGTACTCAGCCCCAAGTCGGGCCCCCAATACCAAGACTATTCGGTTCCGGCCTGGGATAGCCCCCGGGTACTGTCTATGAAAGATGCTGAGTCTCCGGTATCGATGGCTCAGCTCTACTTCTTTCGGCCCAAAACGGTGACCAAAACCCTGGATGATTACCGCGCCGGTATCTTGCGGCATATCGTGGGTGCCGCACTTACCGAGCGGCTACAGGTGCTAGGCCTGCAGCCAGGTGCGCCTTTCTCAGAAGCGGGGGCTGGTTTTTCCAACTTTCTGGGCCCCCTGCGCACCCTGGTGGCAACCGCCACCGTTACCCAGGACGCAGGACGAGAAGCCCTGGAGCAGCTGGTGCGCGAGGCCGAGCGTATGCGTCGTCATGGCCTCTTGCCTGGCGAGCTGGAGCGTGCCAAGGCTGAGCTGAAGGGCTTTGTGGATAAGCGATATGCCGAACGAAATAGTACCGAAAGCGATGATTTTGCCGAAGAGCTAATCGAGTATTTCCTGAAGGGCGAAGCCATGGTAGGCATAGAGCAGGAAAGCCAGTACCTCACTCAGCTTATGTCTGGCATCACGCTCTCCGAGGCAAATGCCTTTGCCGCCTCCGCCTTGCTGCCTCAGCAGGATGCGGTTGTATTCCTGGTACCAGACAAGCCGGGGGTAGACCTGCCAACAGACCAGGAACTGGTGGACCTGCTAGCACGCGTGCGGGCCGAGCAGATAGAACCTCTGCTAGAAGAAGACAACACAGCCCCCCTCATTTCCCAGCTTGCCCAGCCCGGCGCCATTGTATCCGAGCGCGTGTACAAGGCTACAGGCATTACCGAGCTGAAGCTCTCCAACGGCGCACGCGTGCTGCTGAAGCCAACAGATTTTAAGCAGGATGAAATTATGATCACTGCCTATGCAGACGGCGGCATCAGTGTTTTTCCCGACGATACCTACCTGAACGCATACTTCTCTGACAACCTGGTGGGCCAGATGGGGCTGGGAAGTTTTGACCGGATTGCCCTGGAAAAGAAGCTGGCCGGCAAGCAAGTTTCCATCTCGCCCTATGTGGCCGAATACGAGCATGGGCTGTCCGGCTCCAGCACACAAAAGGACTTGGAGACCGCCTTCCAGCTTGTCTACCTTACCCAGCTTAGCCCCCGGGTGGATGAGGTGGCCTATCAGAACTGGAAGCTGCAGGAGCAGCAGCAGCTGGCGGACGCAGACAGAAACCCGGAGTCCTACTTCCGGCGCCAGAGCCAGCCAGTGCTCTACGCTGGTCATGTGCGTAAGCAGGCTATACAGGCTGCCGACCTGGAGCGCTTGTCCCTGGCTACCATCCACGAGCAGTACAGGCGTCTGTTCAGCCACGCAGCGGGCTTCACCTACGTGTTTACCGGCAGCTTCCGGCCAGCGGACTTGAAACCCCTGATAACAACCTACCTGGCCGCCATACCCCAGGGTGAGCCGCAGAAGTGGGTAGACCGCAAGGTGCGCACCATACCCGGCCCGCTGGAAAAAACCTTTAGAAAAGGAAGAGACCCCAAGAGCTATGTGCAGCTCAGGTTTTTGGGTCAGGAGCCCTTTACCTACGCAAACATGCTGTCGCTGGATGCCACCTGCGAGGTGCTGAGCATAAAACTGCGCGAAAACATACGCGAGGAAAAGGGCGGCGTGTATGGGGTAGGCTGTAGCGGTGGCCTGCAAAAGTGGCCTGTAGCCAGCTACTCAACCACCATTTCTTTTTACTGCGACCCAGCCCGGGTGGAAGAGCTGATAGCGGCCTGCACAGAGGAGATTGAGAACTTGCAGAAAAATGGCCCCACGGCTACAGACCTGAACAAGGTAACCGAAACCTACAGGCGCGGCCTGGAAACTAGCCTGAAGGAAAATGCCTGGTGGCACAGAAAGCAGAAGACTTTTGGCCAATACGCCTGGGACTTTGAAACCATTGACCGCCAGCTGCCAGATGAGTTGAAAAAGCTGAATGCGAAGCGAATACAGAAAGCAGCAGCCACCTACTTCGATACAAAGCGGATGGTGCAACTGGTGCTGAAGCCTGAGCCGGCGGAATAG
- the mtaB gene encoding tRNA (N(6)-L-threonylcarbamoyladenosine(37)-C(2))-methylthiotransferase MtaB, translating to MPTVGFYTLGCKLNFSETATLGRQFEAQGFRAVPFREPADVYVINTCSVTEQADKKCRKVVRQALKQNPDAFVAVVGCYAQLKPQEIAAIPGVDAVLGAAEKFRLFEYITEFQKNRQAEVHHCTIAETRDYVASYSTEERTRAFLKVQDGCDYKCTFCTIPLARGHSRSDTPERILAQARHLVQQGVQEIVLTGINIGDYGVGQEAKLIDLIRLLDAELTELPRIRISSIEPNLLTDEMIDFVAHSQRFMPHFHLPLQSGSNAVLAIMRRRYRRELYAGRVQRIKQAMPHAAIGCDVLVGFSGETDDYFEETYHFIKDLPVSYLHVFPFSERTNTLGAELPGHVPLPVRQQRADRLRMLSEKLKHAHYAAHLGQQRPVLFEDKVEAGMRLGWTDNYVRVALPTADARANGLQPVRLAAIHPDGYVAGESPLSSPAALHTPQERTSSARTEMPLP from the coding sequence ATGCCTACGGTCGGATTTTACACACTGGGCTGCAAGCTTAACTTCAGCGAGACGGCCACGCTTGGTCGGCAGTTTGAGGCGCAGGGCTTTCGTGCCGTGCCCTTCCGCGAGCCAGCGGATGTGTACGTGATCAACACCTGCTCCGTAACCGAGCAGGCCGACAAGAAATGCCGCAAGGTGGTGCGCCAGGCCCTGAAGCAAAACCCCGATGCCTTTGTGGCCGTGGTGGGCTGCTACGCCCAGCTGAAACCGCAGGAGATAGCCGCCATACCCGGGGTGGATGCTGTGCTGGGGGCCGCAGAGAAGTTTCGCCTGTTTGAATACATAACGGAATTTCAGAAAAACCGCCAGGCCGAGGTGCACCACTGCACCATAGCCGAAACGCGCGACTATGTGGCCAGCTACAGCACCGAGGAGCGCACCCGGGCCTTCCTGAAAGTACAAGACGGATGCGACTACAAGTGCACCTTCTGCACCATCCCCCTGGCGCGAGGCCACAGCCGCAGCGACACCCCCGAGCGCATCCTGGCCCAGGCCCGCCACCTGGTGCAGCAGGGCGTGCAGGAGATTGTGCTCACGGGCATCAACATTGGCGACTATGGCGTGGGCCAAGAGGCCAAGCTGATCGACCTCATACGCCTGCTGGATGCTGAGCTGACCGAGCTGCCGCGTATTCGCATCAGCAGCATCGAACCAAACCTGCTGACCGACGAGATGATCGACTTTGTGGCCCATAGCCAGCGCTTTATGCCGCATTTTCACCTCCCGCTACAGAGTGGCAGCAATGCCGTGCTGGCCATCATGCGCCGCCGCTACCGCCGCGAGCTGTATGCCGGGCGGGTACAGCGCATCAAGCAAGCCATGCCACATGCGGCCATCGGCTGCGATGTATTGGTCGGTTTTTCCGGCGAAACAGACGATTATTTTGAAGAAACCTACCACTTTATAAAGGACCTGCCCGTCAGCTACCTGCATGTGTTCCCCTTCAGCGAGCGAACCAATACCCTGGGGGCAGAGCTGCCGGGCCATGTGCCCCTGCCCGTACGCCAGCAGCGCGCCGACCGCCTGCGCATGCTGAGCGAAAAGCTGAAACACGCCCACTACGCCGCCCACCTGGGGCAGCAGCGCCCCGTGCTTTTTGAAGACAAGGTGGAGGCAGGCATGCGCCTGGGCTGGACGGACAACTACGTGCGGGTTGCCCTCCCCACTGCCGATGCCCGGGCCAATGGCCTACAGCCGGTACGCCTGGCGGCCATCCACCCAGACGGTTATGTGGCGGGTGAGAGCCCACTATCCTCGCCCGCGGCCCTGCACACACCCCAAGAGAGAACATCCTCGGCGCGGACGGAGATGCCCCTGCCGTAG